The following coding sequences are from one Acidobacteriota bacterium window:
- the hisC gene encoding histidinol-phosphate transaminase, which yields MEALIRPHLRNFRPYVSARSEAVEAKVFLDANELSLECPVLFDGLALNRYPDPNQLQLRAKLAALSGVSSDSIFVGVGSDEIIDLLFRLFCEPSIDSAIVLEPTYGVYRVAAELNCVEGFGVELDDDFQIDVEKTLRAVRRGTKLIFCCSPNNPTGNLLRRQDILALARSFNGIVVADEAYVEFSGQASLAQDVAPAANLVVLRTLSKAWGLAGIRLGYCVANPALVEYLLRIKSPYNISAIASALALKTLEMNASVQQTARELVAERERLGLALQELSIVRHVYPSSANFLLARFIDSGRAFSHLLVCGIVVRRRSEPRLQDCLRITVGTAEENQLVLNALSELEG from the coding sequence ATGGAAGCATTGATTCGTCCACACCTCAGAAACTTCCGCCCGTATGTTTCCGCCAGGAGCGAGGCGGTGGAAGCGAAAGTCTTTCTTGACGCAAACGAGTTGAGTTTGGAGTGCCCGGTTTTGTTTGACGGTCTGGCGCTGAATCGCTATCCCGATCCAAATCAATTGCAGTTGAGAGCAAAACTAGCCGCGCTGTCGGGCGTTTCGTCCGACTCGATCTTCGTCGGCGTCGGGTCGGATGAGATTATCGATCTGCTTTTTCGCCTCTTTTGCGAGCCATCGATCGATAGCGCGATCGTCCTCGAGCCGACCTATGGCGTCTATCGCGTTGCCGCGGAGTTGAACTGCGTTGAAGGGTTCGGCGTGGAGCTCGACGACGATTTTCAAATCGATGTAGAGAAGACGCTTCGCGCGGTTCGTCGCGGCACAAAGCTTATTTTTTGTTGTTCACCGAATAACCCCACCGGCAATCTTTTGCGGCGCCAGGATATTCTCGCTCTCGCCCGATCTTTCAACGGCATCGTGGTAGCCGACGAAGCATACGTTGAATTCTCCGGCCAGGCATCGCTTGCTCAGGATGTTGCACCGGCGGCCAATCTCGTAGTTCTTCGCACGCTTTCCAAGGCGTGGGGGCTCGCCGGCATCCGGCTCGGTTACTGTGTTGCTAATCCAGCGCTCGTCGAGTACCTGCTTCGGATCAAGTCGCCGTACAACATCAGCGCCATCGCGTCAGCATTGGCGTTAAAGACTCTCGAAATGAACGCGTCTGTCCAACAGACGGCGCGCGAGCTTGTAGCCGAGCGTGAACGGCTTGGTCTCGCATTACAGGAGCTTTCTATCGTGCGCCACGTTTATCCAAGCAGCGCAAATTTCCTGCTGGCACGATTCATAGACTCAGGACGCGCGTTCTCCCATCTCCTGGTTTGCGGCATCGTCGTTCGCCGCAGAAGCGAGCCGCGCCTCCAGGATTGCTTGAGAATAACGGTGGGCACGGCTGAAGAGAATCAGCTCGTGTTGAATGCTCTTTCGGAACTTGAAGGATGA